CTGTACGGCATCCCGATTCCGACCCTGTGCCACGAGGACGGCCTCACGCCCTACGGCGCCTGCCGGTTGTGCGTCGTGGAGCTGGGCGTCGGCCGGCTGGTGAGCTCCTGCACCACGCGGGCGCTGGAGGGGATGGTGGTCCGCACCAACTCCCAGCGGGTGGAGCGGGCCCGCCGCCTGCTGCTGGAGCTGTACGTGGCCACGAGCCCGCAGTCCAAGCGCATCCAGGATCTCGCCTCGGCGATGGGCGTCCGGGAGTGCCGCTACGAGGCCCAGCACGAGGACTGCATCCAGTGCGGGTTGTGCGTGCGGATCTGCGCCGAGCAGATGATGGGCGGCGCGATCGCGTTCGCGGGCCGCGGCAAGGACCGGCGGGTGGCGCGGCCGTTCGACCAGACCTCGGAGCTGTGCCGGCAGTGCGGGGCGTGCCTGTGGGTCTGCCCGGTGTGCGAGCTGCGCTGCCAGGCCTCGACCGCCGACACCGCCCTGTGCAACGCGTGCCTGAACTTCGCGCCCGCGTGCTTCAAGACGTACGACGACGCCATGTGCTTCCTCGATCCGTGCCACGCCTGCGAGCTGGCCGGACCGTTCCGTGCCGACGCGCGGACCAGGATCCGCGCGGCATCCACCGCGCGCTAGCAGGAGAACCCTCATGAGCCTCACGCGACTCAATTCGTCCGCCGCCACGCTGACCAAGAACCGCACCGAGGACTCGGTCAGTCCGTTCAGCGGGATGTGCACGACCTGCATCGACGGCTGCATCGGGATGTGCGAGATCGGGAAGTCCGCGTACCGCGGCGCCGAGATGATCTACCCGCAGCCGTTCGGGATCATCACCACGGCGTCGCAGAAGGACTATCCGCTCGATCTGTCGCACTTCACGATCCTGGGCCGGGCGACCGGGGCCTGGGGCATCGAGGCCGACAGCGAGAAGGCGCTGTTCCCCAACGTGGACCTCGAGGTCACGATCGGGAAGCAGGGGGCGATCAAGAGCCGGCTTCCGTTCACCCTGGCGGCGATGGGCTCGACCAACGTGGCCAAGAACAACTGGCCCGGCATCGCGGCGGGGGCGGCCATCACCGGGACGATGATCGCGATCGGCGAGAACGTCTGCGGGATGGACATGGACGCGAAGTTCGGCGAGGGGAAGGTGATCTCGGCCCCGGACCTCGAGTGGCGCATCCAGTGTTTCCGCGACTGGGCCGAGGAGGGCTACGGCGACGTGGTGGTCCAGGCGAACGTCGAGGACACCAAGCTCGGCGTGCAGGAGTACGCCCTCAAGAAGCTCGGCGTGACCAGCGTGGAGCTGAAGTGGGGCCAGGGCGCCAAGGACATCGGCGGGGAAGTGAAGATCCGCGACCTGGCCAAGGCGCAGGAGCTGCGGCGCCGCGGCTACGTCGTGCTGCCCGACCCGATGGACCCGATGGTGATCGAGTCGTTCAAGAAGGGCAGCTTCCACGAGTTCGAGCGGCACTCGCGCGTGGGGATGGTGGACCAGGACTCCTTCCTCAAGCGCGTGGAGCAGCTGCGCAAGCTCGGCGCCAAGCACGTCTTCCTGAAGACCGGCGCCTACCGGCCCGAGGACCTGGCCCGCGCGGTGAAGTACTCGTCGCTGGCGGAGCTGGACCTCCTGACCGTGGACGCGGCCGGCGGCGGCACCGGCATGAGCCCGTGGCGGATGATGAACGAGTGGGGCGTGCCCGGCATCGAGCTGCACTCGCTGCTGCGGGACTACCTGCACAAGCTCGCCACCAAGGGCGCCTACATCCCGGCGATCGCCCTGGCGGGCGGCTTCACGTTCGAGGACCAGATCTTCAAGGGCTTCGCCCTCGGCGCCCCGTTCGTGCGCCTGATCGCGATGGCGCGCGCGCCGCTCGCGGCGGCGATGGTCGCCAAGACCATCGGCAACGCCATCGAGCAGCAGAGCCTCCCGATCTACGTGGAGCGGTTCGGGACGTCGGTGGACGAGGTGTTCGTCACCGCCGCCGAGCTGCGGCACAGGTACGGCGACCGCTTCGCCAAGCTGCCGGTGGGCGCCATCGGCTACTACACCTACTACATGCGTCTCGCGCAGGGCCTGCGGCAGCTGATGGCGGGCGCGCGCAAGTTCGCGGTGCGCTACATCGACCGCAACGACATCGCGGCCCTCACGCGCGAGGCCGCGGAAGTCAGTGGCATTCCGTACGTTACGGACATGGACCGGGAGGAAGCCGAGAAGATCCTGATGCACTAGGCCCGCAATTTGCACCCTTCCGGCGGTGACGGCCGCGGCGATTGGGCCGCGGCCTTTACCGTTCTTGGGGGGTGTGGTGTGACGGACATTCACAACGGGTTCGTGCCGCTGGAAGCGGAGGACTACAACGCGGTCGGGGTGTCGCTGACGGAGGCGAAGGTCAATCCGTTCATGATCGCCCAGCGGCAGCTCGACGAAGCGGCGCGCATCCTCGAGCTCGACGACGCGACGCACCAGATGCTCAACTGGCCGATCCGGGAGATGCACGCGCGCATCCCGGTGCGGATGGACGACGGCCGCGTGGAGGTGTTCCACGCCTTCCGCGTCCAGTACAACGACGCGCGCGGGCCCTGCAAGGGCGGCATCCGGTTCCATCCCAACGAGACGATCGACACGGTCCGCGCCCTGGCCGCGTGGATGACGTGGAAGACGTCGGTCGTGGACATCCCGCTCGGCGGCGGCAAGGGCGGGATCGTGGTGGATCCCAAGGCGCTGTCGGTGGGCGAGCTGGAGCGGCTGAGCCGCGGCTACGTGCGGCAGATGGCGCGCATCCTGGGTCTCGAGAAGGACGTGGCCGCCCCCGACGTCTACACCACCCCGCAGATCATGGCGTGGATGATGGACGAGTTCGCCGTCATGCAGGGGCACAACGAGTTCGGGATGATCACCGGCAAGCCGCTCGCCATCGGGGGCTCGGAGGGCCGGGGCGACGCGACGGCCCGCGGCGGCGTCTACGTGATGCGCGAAGCCGCCAAGGTGGCCGGCCTCGACCTCACCAGGGCGACCTACGCCGTCCAGGGCTTCGGCAACGCCGGGTCCTATGCGGCGAAGATCATCCGCGACGAAGTCGGCGGCACGGTCGTGGCCATCGGCGAGATCGACGGCACGATCTACAACGCCAAGGGCCTGGACGTGCACGCGCTGCACCGGCACTTCCTCGAGCACCACGGCGTCAAGGGCTTCAAGGGCGGCGACTTCATGCCCAACCCCAAGGCCTGCCTGGAGCTGAAGTGCGACGTGCTCGTGCCCGCCGCCCTGGAGAACCAGATCACGGCCGACAACGTGGACCGGGTCAAGGCGAAGATCGTGCTCGAGCTGGCGAACGGCCCCACGACGCCCGAGGCCGACCAGGTCCTGGCCGAGCGCGGCATCGTGGTGCTGCCCGATTTCCTGGCCAACGCCGGCGGGGTCACGGTGTCGTACTTCGAGATGGTCCAGAACGCGTACAGCTACTACTGGGACCTCGACGTGGTGCAGGACCGTCTCAGCCGGAAGATGACGCACGCGTACCAGGCCGTGCACGAGGCGGCGACGAAGCACAAGGTGCACAACCGGCTCGCGGCCTACCTGGTGGCGGTGAGCCGGGTGGCCCAGGCCATGAAGCTGCGGGGCTGGGTGTAGCGCGGCCGGGGCGCGGGCCGGCCCCCCGGGCGTCCCCCGGGGAGCGAGCCGCGAACCAGCGCCTCGGGAGCGGTCAGACGAAGGTGCGGACGACCGACGCCGCCCGCCGCAGCCGGAACCGGCTGCGACGGGCGGCGTCGCTGAGGCGGGATGCCGACCGAGACTACGAGGCCCGGCGCCTCAGCGCCAGCGGCCGCGCCAGAAGCGCATGACCGGCGGCACGATGATCTTGCCGTCGCCCGTGATGATGATGTGGCGCACGGTGTCGTCGCGATCGAAGTACAGGCTGACCGTGTCGCCCACGGCCGGAACGACGAACGGATCGTCCGTCCGGAACACCGCGCCGGTGCTGTCCGCGCAGGGGAAGATCACCGGATAGCCCACGCCGGCCTTGAGCGTGTCGCCCGCCGGAGTGACCAGCGTCGTATCGAAGTAGATGAGCGGGTTGACCACGAACAGTCGAATGTGCCGGTACGTCCCCGCCGGCAGCGTGCCCGTGGCGATCGGGATGCCGGCGGCCGCCGAGTCGGGCAGGTGGATCAGGTCGAGATGGGCGCTGTCGATCGGGATCGTGTCCCAGCCCCACTCCCGCTCGCCCCAGTCGTGGCCCTTGGCACTGTCGGCCGAGTCGGCCGCGCTGGTGTCGACCTTCACCGTCAGGACCTCGAGCTTGGTGGCGAGCACGATCAGCGAATCCACGTCATGGGTGCGCATCCACCCCCACCAGCCGCGCCAGTGGTGGCCTTCGCCGTCGCCGAAGTCGCCGAAGCCTCCCGGCCCGTTGAAGCCGCCGGGGCCCCCGAAGTCGTTCGCCAGAATCCCCCCGACCGACCCGGGAGCGGCGGACGAGGACGACACCGAGGCGAGCTGCACCGTGAACGCGGATCCGCCGGAGCTGCCGCCGGGGCCGGTGCCCGTGGCGGCGTCGCGGCTGCAGGCGGCCGTCGCCGCGAGGAGCACGAGGGCGCCGGTCGTCAGCCAGGTCGGCCGCAGCATACGATTCATGGCTTCTCCATCAAGAAGGGGGATCGGCGGGGTCGGATTGCCCCCGCCGCTGCATGGAGGACCATGCGGAGGTTCGCGGGGTAACGTCCCGTGCTGGTGGTCGTTACCTTGAAGCAAATTACCCCATCAATGGGTTAGGGAGCGTGCAGTCGAGCGACGGTACCATCGTCCGCCGGGTTCTGGCCGGGGACGCCGAGCAGTACCGCATCCTCGTCGAGCGCTACCGCACGGAGTTCGGGCGGTACGCCGTCGCGTCCGTGGGCGACCTGGACGCGGCGCAGGATGCCATGCAGGAGGCGTTCATCCGTGCGTTCGACGCGCTGGCGACCTGCCGCGACCCCGACCGGTTCGGGGCCTGGTTCTTCCGGATCCTCACGAACCAGTGCCGGAACGTCCAGGCACGGCGGCGCGACACGGTCCCCCTGGAGGACGTGGATCCGCCGGGCGGGGACCGGGCCGACGAGGGCCTGGAGCGGGGGGAGCTGGGGGCGGCGCTGGAGGCGGCCCTGGCCCGGCTGACGCCCGAGCAGCGCGAGGCCTTCGTTATGAAACACGTGGATGGACGGTCATATGAGGAGATGGCCGAGCTGCTGGGGGTGGGGGTGGATGCTCTGAAGATGCGGGTGCACCGGGCCCGCGACGCCCTGCGGTCCTTGATGGGAGCCTTGCGATGACGGAGTGGGACGGTTTCAGCGCGGATGCGCATCGCTACCTCGACGGGGAGCCGTTCGAGGAGCTGAGCGGCACGGAGCTGGCCGCCGCCGACCGGCTGGCGGCCGAGGTCCGTGACTACGCGGCGCGGCTCGCGCCCGTGGATCCGGCGCTGGACGAACGTGTGATGACCGCGGTCCGCCGGCGCGCGCCGGCCCGGCGCCGGAGCGGCCTGGCGTGGCTGATGGCCCCCCGGACGGTGAAGCTCCGGCCCGTGTGGGTGCCCGTCCTCGCGGCGGCTGCGGCGCTGGTGGTGTGGCTCGCGCCGCGCGGGAACGGCGGGAGCCCCGTCCCGGTGGCCGCGGCGCCGGCGCGCGCCAGCGCCGACAC
This portion of the Gemmatimonadales bacterium genome encodes:
- a CDS encoding 2Fe-2S iron-sulfur cluster-binding protein, which encodes MIRLTINGSSVQVEDGSTLLEAARLYGIPIPTLCHEDGLTPYGACRLCVVELGVGRLVSSCTTRALEGMVVRTNSQRVERARRLLLELYVATSPQSKRIQDLASAMGVRECRYEAQHEDCIQCGLCVRICAEQMMGGAIAFAGRGKDRRVARPFDQTSELCRQCGACLWVCPVCELRCQASTADTALCNACLNFAPACFKTYDDAMCFLDPCHACELAGPFRADARTRIRAASTAR
- a CDS encoding glutamate synthase-related protein, which encodes MSLTRLNSSAATLTKNRTEDSVSPFSGMCTTCIDGCIGMCEIGKSAYRGAEMIYPQPFGIITTASQKDYPLDLSHFTILGRATGAWGIEADSEKALFPNVDLEVTIGKQGAIKSRLPFTLAAMGSTNVAKNNWPGIAAGAAITGTMIAIGENVCGMDMDAKFGEGKVISAPDLEWRIQCFRDWAEEGYGDVVVQANVEDTKLGVQEYALKKLGVTSVELKWGQGAKDIGGEVKIRDLAKAQELRRRGYVVLPDPMDPMVIESFKKGSFHEFERHSRVGMVDQDSFLKRVEQLRKLGAKHVFLKTGAYRPEDLARAVKYSSLAELDLLTVDAAGGGTGMSPWRMMNEWGVPGIELHSLLRDYLHKLATKGAYIPAIALAGGFTFEDQIFKGFALGAPFVRLIAMARAPLAAAMVAKTIGNAIEQQSLPIYVERFGTSVDEVFVTAAELRHRYGDRFAKLPVGAIGYYTYYMRLAQGLRQLMAGARKFAVRYIDRNDIAALTREAAEVSGIPYVTDMDREEAEKILMH
- a CDS encoding Glu/Leu/Phe/Val dehydrogenase — encoded protein: MTDIHNGFVPLEAEDYNAVGVSLTEAKVNPFMIAQRQLDEAARILELDDATHQMLNWPIREMHARIPVRMDDGRVEVFHAFRVQYNDARGPCKGGIRFHPNETIDTVRALAAWMTWKTSVVDIPLGGGKGGIVVDPKALSVGELERLSRGYVRQMARILGLEKDVAAPDVYTTPQIMAWMMDEFAVMQGHNEFGMITGKPLAIGGSEGRGDATARGGVYVMREAAKVAGLDLTRATYAVQGFGNAGSYAAKIIRDEVGGTVVAIGEIDGTIYNAKGLDVHALHRHFLEHHGVKGFKGGDFMPNPKACLELKCDVLVPAALENQITADNVDRVKAKIVLELANGPTTPEADQVLAERGIVVLPDFLANAGGVTVSYFEMVQNAYSYYWDLDVVQDRLSRKMTHAYQAVHEAATKHKVHNRLAAYLVAVSRVAQAMKLRGWV
- a CDS encoding RNA polymerase sigma factor, whose translation is MQSSDGTIVRRVLAGDAEQYRILVERYRTEFGRYAVASVGDLDAAQDAMQEAFIRAFDALATCRDPDRFGAWFFRILTNQCRNVQARRRDTVPLEDVDPPGGDRADEGLERGELGAALEAALARLTPEQREAFVMKHVDGRSYEEMAELLGVGVDALKMRVHRARDALRSLMGALR
- a CDS encoding isoamylase early set domain-containing protein, yielding MTEWDGFSADAHRYLDGEPFEELSGTELAAADRLAAEVRDYAARLAPVDPALDERVMTAVRRRAPARRRSGLAWLMAPRTVKLRPVWVPVLAAAAALVVWLAPRGNGGSPVPVAAAPARASADTVFVRFELEAPQARSVSVAGSFNGWQVGALTMVRDARGVWSATAPLPVGEHRYEFVIDGTRWVPDPTAHAEVDDGFGGRNSVIVVGPKGLVRS